GAGCACAATTAGGGCCGTCTGGCGCAGCAAAGCCGATTTGCCGGCCATATTAGGCCCGGTGATGACCACAATCTGCTGCTCCTCCTGGTCGAGGCAAATGTCGTTGGGAATGTAGGCCTCGCCGGGCGGCAACTGCCGCTCAATCACCGGGTGGCGGCCGGCCCGGATGTCGAGCAGGGTCGAGTCGTTGACAACGGGCTTCACGTAGCGCTGCTGCCGGGCCGTAGCGGCAAAGGAAGCCAGGCAGTCGATGATGCCGATGGCACGGGCATTTTGCTGAATCTGGGGCACAAAGTCCATGGCCGACAAGACCAGCTCGTTGTAGAGGTTCTGCTCAATGACGAACAGGCGCTCCTCGGCGTGCAGAATTTTCTCCTCGTAGGTTTTGAGCTCCTCGGTAATATACCGCTCGGCATTCACCAGGGTTTGCTTCCGAATCCAGGTGGTGGGCACCTTGTCTTTGTGGGCGTTGGTGACTTCGAGGTAGTAGCCGAATACCTTGTTGTAGGCCACCTTCAAGGACGAGATACCGGTATTCTGGATTTCGCGCTGCTGGAGCTGAAACAGGTAGTCCTTGCCCGAGAAGGCAATGCTGCGCAGCTCATCCAGCTCCGCGTCGATGCCCTCATTGAGCACGTTGCCCTGGTTGGTGAGAATGGGCGCGTCGGGCCGGATTTTGGCTTTGATTTCCTCCCGCAGCGTCTCGCAGGCGTTGAGCTGGTCGGCCAGCTTCTGCAGGGCCCGCATGCCCGAGCCAGCCAGCAGCCCCCGAATCGGGCTGATGGCGTCGAGGGCGCGGCTCAGCTGGAGCAGCTCCCGGGGATTGATGCGGCGCACGGCCACCTTGGAAATCAAACGTTCCAGGTCGTTGATTTGCTTGAGGTGCTGCACCAGCTCATCGAGCAGCTCAGGGTTTTGCAACAGGCCCTCTACCGTGTCGAGGCGGCGCTGAATCTGCACGGGCTCCTTGAGCGGCAGCACCACCCACTTGCGCAAGAGGCGGGCCCCCATCGGCGTCACGGTCTGGTCCAGAATGTCAATCAGCGGGACGCCGCCGGGGTGCTGGGCGTGGACCAGCTCCAGGTTGCGGACCGTAAACCGGTCGAGCCAGACGTACTTGTCTTCCTCCAGGCGGCCGATGCTGGCAATGTGGCCGACCTCATCGTGCTTGGTTTCGGCCAGGTAGTGCAGAATGCAGCCCGCCGCGGTAATTCCTTCCTTGAGCCCATCAATACCAAAGCCTTTGAGCGAAGTCGTATTGAAGTGGCGGGTGAGGGTTTCGTAGGTATAGTCGTAGCCAAACACCCACTCGTCGAGGGCATAGTGGCAGAAATCGGGGCCGTAGTGCTGCTCAAACTCCGAGCGGCTTTTCTTGCAGAACAAGACTTCGGCCGGGGAGAAATTCTGCAGCAGCTTGCCTAGGTAGGCATGGTCGCCCTGGGCCACTAGGAATTCGCCGGTACTGATGTCGAGAAAGGAAATGCCGCACTCCTGCTTGCCGAAATGCACGGCCGCCAGGTAGTTGTTGCTTCGGCGCTCCAGCACATTGTCGTTAAAGGACACACCGGGCGTGACCAGCTCGGTAATGCCGCGCTTGACGAGGCCCTTGGCCTGCTTGGGGTCTTCGAGCTGGTCGCAGATGGCCACGCGCTGCCCGGCCCGCACGAGCTTGGGCAGGTAGTTGTCGAGGGCGTGGTGGGGAAAGCCGGCCAATGGGGTTTCCGACGAGGTGCCGGCCCCGCGCTTGGTCAGGGTGATGTCCAGGATGCGGGAGCTGGTCACAGCATCCTCGC
Above is a genomic segment from Hymenobacter cellulosivorans containing:
- the mutS gene encoding DNA mismatch repair protein MutS, yielding MHGTLGPAPVIDTPLMKQYYQLKEQHPGALLLFRVGDFYETFGEDAVTSSRILDITLTKRGAGTSSETPLAGFPHHALDNYLPKLVRAGQRVAICDQLEDPKQAKGLVKRGITELVTPGVSFNDNVLERRSNNYLAAVHFGKQECGISFLDISTGEFLVAQGDHAYLGKLLQNFSPAEVLFCKKSRSEFEQHYGPDFCHYALDEWVFGYDYTYETLTRHFNTTSLKGFGIDGLKEGITAAGCILHYLAETKHDEVGHIASIGRLEEDKYVWLDRFTVRNLELVHAQHPGGVPLIDILDQTVTPMGARLLRKWVVLPLKEPVQIQRRLDTVEGLLQNPELLDELVQHLKQINDLERLISKVAVRRINPRELLQLSRALDAISPIRGLLAGSGMRALQKLADQLNACETLREEIKAKIRPDAPILTNQGNVLNEGIDAELDELRSIAFSGKDYLFQLQQREIQNTGISSLKVAYNKVFGYYLEVTNAHKDKVPTTWIRKQTLVNAERYITEELKTYEEKILHAEERLFVIEQNLYNELVLSAMDFVPQIQQNARAIGIIDCLASFAATARQQRYVKPVVNDSTLLDIRAGRHPVIERQLPPGEAYIPNDICLDQEEQQIVVITGPNMAGKSALLRQTALIVLLAQIGSFVPADAATIGVIDKIFTRVGASDNLSKGESTFMVEMTETASILNNLSDRSLVLMDEIGRGTSTYDGISIAWAIVEHLHNNPKARAKTLFATHYHELNQLAEDCPRVRNYNVAVREADGRILFMRKLVEGGSEHSFGIHVARMAGMPTAVVLRANEIMHHLEQERASTGLEEGPTEFDEVLAGLENEPKNGKATRGPVAQPAAAVASAPRPSLQLSMFEPADPVLERIREQLQQLDVNTLTPIDALLKLNELKLALSTKGK